One genomic window of Cydia pomonella isolate Wapato2018A chromosome 6, ilCydPomo1, whole genome shotgun sequence includes the following:
- the LOC133518576 gene encoding histone-lysine N-methyltransferase SETMAR-like — translation MEPRQLRAIMLYEHNLGTSARQTAEKINTAFGKGTIAHSTVSYWFKSFDKGDTSCEDKPRSGRPVVFDEDLLRSHLERHPDATTRDLEKELGYDHSTIIRHLHAMGYHKIMSRWTPHALTDSERAARVTICESLLLQPHRQDFLRSIVTVDESWVHYNNKTRQAYWVLRGERAPTEPKPDRHGRKIMLSVFWDWQGILYWELLDEKQTINATIYGEQLEKLASEIATKRPKRLSVSLLQDNARPHTAKSDRHILEKLNWTVVPHPPYSPDIAPSDYCLFRALKLHLRKKKFENYEQLQDDIAEFFDHQPPAFWEHGIMSLPERWLHVVEHDGHYIVD, via the coding sequence ATGGAACCGCGTCAACTACGAGCCATCATGCTTTACGAGCATAATCTAGGAACGAGTGCAAGGCAAACGGCCGAGAAAATTAACACTGCGTTCGGAAAAGGCACTATTGCTCATTCCACAGTGAGTTATTGGTTTAAGTCGTTCGATAAGGGGGATACGAGTTGTGAAGACAAACCTCGCTCCGGTCGGCCAGTTGTCTTCGACGAAGACCTTCTACGCTCACATTTGGAAAGACATCCGGATGCAACTACCAGGGACTTGGAGAAGGAACTTGGGTACGACCATTCCACCATAATTCGCCACCTGCATGCAATGGGCTACCACAAAATAATGAGTCGGTGGACACCCCACGCTTTGACAGACAGCGAGCGCGCAGCACGCGTGACCATATGCGAAAGTCTCCTCCTGCAACCTCACAGACAAGACTTTCTCAGGTCCATTGTCACTGTCGACGAATCCTGGGTTCACTACAACAACAAAACGCGGCAGGCCTATTGGGTTCTACGCGGAGAAAGGGCGCCAACGGAACCAAAGCCAGATCGTCATGGACGAAAGATAATGTTATCAGTTTTCTGGGACTGGCAGGGCATTCTCTATTGGGAACTGTTGGACGAGAAGCAGACTATTAACGCTACTATTTATGGAGAGCAACTGGAAAAGTTAGCCTCAGAAATAGCGACTAAGCGTCCAAAAAGACTGTCTGTATCACTTCTTCAGGACAACGCTCGACCACATACTGCGAAGTCTGACCGCCACATTCTGGAAAAGCTAAACTGGACAGTGGTACCTCACCCGCCATACAGTCCTGATATTGCGCCGTCGGACTATTGTCTCTTTCGGGCTCTAAAGCTACATCTAAGAAAGAAGAAGTTTGAAAACTATGAACAACTCCAAGACGATATTGCCGAGTTTTTTGACCACCAGCCTCCTGCTTTTTGGGAACACGGCATAATGTCTTTGCCAGAGAGATGGTTACATGTTGTTGAACATGACGGTCATTATATTGtggattaa